From one Pseudothermotoga sp. genomic stretch:
- a CDS encoding flagellar protein FlaG, whose translation MGVDPVRMNLNQSSSGERLVQAESLKQLQMHVKKVAEESQKQQDEVDPSKAMESFKKMLEKLSRFFKTEAQFTIERELNMIIVKIKDVETGEIVRQIPPEVAVRIAKNLQELIGILFDEKV comes from the coding sequence ATGGGTGTGGACCCTGTGAGGATGAATCTCAATCAAAGCTCGAGTGGTGAACGGTTGGTTCAAGCTGAAAGTTTGAAGCAGCTCCAAATGCATGTGAAAAAGGTGGCAGAAGAATCTCAAAAACAACAAGATGAAGTGGATCCATCAAAGGCAATGGAATCGTTCAAAAAGATGCTTGAAAAACTCAGCAGGTTCTTCAAAACTGAAGCTCAGTTCACAATAGAACGGGAACTGAACATGATCATAGTCAAGATAAAGGATGTTGAGACAGGTGAGATCGTCAGGCAGATCCCACCAGAAGTGGCGGTGAGGATTGCGAAGAATCTTCAGGAACTGATAGGTATACTCTTCGACGAGAAGGTGTGA
- a CDS encoding chemotaxis protein CheW, which yields MELKVVSFALANEKFALDIMNIDSIVEVGKIVRLPESADYVEGVMNLRGNVIPIINMKKKFSMPETGRSGSAKIIVVNMKDKKVGLLVDQVHEVLTLTDEQIEPPPTGLGGTRANFILGIAKINEELLIILNAEEILSKEEKIALQSLKV from the coding sequence ATGGAACTCAAAGTGGTGAGCTTTGCTCTTGCGAATGAAAAGTTCGCACTCGATATCATGAACATAGACAGCATCGTGGAGGTTGGAAAGATCGTTAGATTGCCTGAATCGGCCGATTACGTTGAAGGTGTTATGAACCTTCGTGGAAATGTGATACCAATCATAAACATGAAGAAGAAGTTTTCTATGCCAGAAACGGGTCGCAGCGGTTCAGCGAAAATAATCGTGGTCAACATGAAAGACAAAAAAGTGGGCCTTCTAGTGGATCAAGTACATGAAGTACTCACCCTCACAGATGAGCAAATAGAACCTCCTCCCACTGGCCTTGGTGGAACGAGGGCGAATTTCATCTTGGGCATAGCGAAGATCAACGAAGAACTGTTGATCATTCTCAACGCTGAGGAGATCCTGTCGAAGGAGGAGAAGATCGCACTCCAGAGTCTGAAGGTTTGA
- a CDS encoding biotin/lipoyl-binding protein: MARKFRVVINNKEYIVEVEEMGSSPIVQSIRPAVEKPQIAEKPQPVQPKKEEQVKVEQAKQPAPTKVGGVEVKAPMSGLIVKVHVSEGQQVKRGQKLLVLEAMKMENDIISEHEGTVLKVLVKEGDNVETEQTMLIIG, from the coding sequence ATGGCGCGCAAGTTCCGGGTGGTGATAAACAATAAAGAATACATCGTTGAAGTTGAAGAGATGGGGTCTTCACCGATCGTTCAATCGATCCGGCCAGCGGTTGAAAAACCTCAAATTGCTGAGAAACCTCAACCAGTACAACCGAAAAAAGAGGAACAAGTCAAAGTAGAGCAAGCGAAACAACCTGCTCCAACGAAGGTTGGCGGTGTTGAAGTCAAGGCCCCAATGTCAGGCCTCATCGTTAAGGTCCATGTTAGTGAGGGTCAACAAGTGAAACGTGGGCAAAAATTACTCGTGCTTGAAGCCATGAAGATGGAAAACGATATCATCAGCGAACACGAAGGCACTGTGCTCAAAGTTTTGGTAAAAGAAGGTGACAACGTCGAGACTGAACAAACCATGCTCATCATAGGTTGA
- a CDS encoding OadG family protein → MSNVTVIVVGMGSVFLTFVILYIVFLTMEKIFKSKRGKTSAGESKPEQVTVSSKVEEKTQDEPLEAVIVGAVMAYISSQDLQPSSQPRGRSFSFEERNTSWRKSGWKGARKWRASSGW, encoded by the coding sequence GTGTCGAACGTGACGGTGATCGTTGTGGGTATGGGATCCGTTTTTCTCACCTTTGTGATCCTATACATAGTCTTTTTAACGATGGAAAAGATCTTCAAATCAAAACGAGGAAAAACCTCCGCTGGTGAATCTAAACCAGAACAAGTGACGGTTTCATCTAAAGTTGAGGAGAAAACACAAGATGAACCTCTCGAAGCGGTCATCGTTGGTGCCGTGATGGCTTACATATCATCTCAAGATCTTCAACCATCATCACAACCGAGAGGTAGATCCTTCTCTTTCGAAGAGAGAAACACTAGTTGGAGAAAAAGTGGATGGAAAGGAGCGAGAAAATGGCGCGCAAGTTCCGGGTGGTGA